One Nitrospirota bacterium genomic window, CACCAAGCACTAGCGCGCCATTCCTGGTCTTCGACTCGTCCCGTTCAGGCCTTAGCCGCTCTTCTCCTGCAACTTGGTCAGGTCGATCACGCTCCAGCCGATCAATCGTCGCCCAGCACCCGGCTGATCGCCCCGCGGAGGGAAGAGACCATTTCCGAGAGATCATCCGTCGTTGACGCCAGCGGGGGCACCAGGACGAGTACGTCCCCGAGGGGGCGGGTGAGGAGTCCGAGTTCTCGCGCCGCGCGGCTGACCGTCCATCCGACGCGGTCGGGAACCGGAAACCTCGCCTTGGTCGCGCGGTCCCGGACCAGTTCGATGCCCGCCATCAGGCCGCACTGGCGGATCTCTCCGACGTGGGGATGTTTTTCCAGAGTGGCGAGCGCGTCGCGCAGGTGGGCGATTTTGGTGTCCAGGCCTGCAAGGACGCGGTCGTGGACAAAGATGTCGAGCGTCGCCAGTCCGGCGGCGCACGCCAGCGCGTTCCCGGTGTAACTGTGGCCGTGAAAGAACGTCCGAAACTCCGGATACTCGCCTAAAAACGCGTCGTAGATCTGTTGGGTGGCCAACGTGGCGGCGAGGGGGAGATAGCCGCCGGTCAATCCCTTGGCGACCGCCATCAGATCGGGCGTTACCCCTTCCTTGATGCACGCAAACATCGCGCCGGTTCGGCCGAACCCGGTGGCCACTTCGTCCGCGATCAGCAACACGTCGTAACGGGTGCAGAGGTCTCGAAGGCGCTTCAGGTAACCGGGCGGCGCGGTGATCATCCCGGCGGCCGCATACACGAGCGGCTCGACGATCAGGGCGGCGATCTCTTGGTGATGTTCGGCGAGGGTTCGCTCCACATCGCCCAAACACGCTATCTCGCACGCCGGGTAGGTCAGGTCCAAATGACACCGGTAACAATACGGCGGCCGGCCGCGATACGTAGGGAACAGGTAGGGCGCGAAGCGGCTGTGGAACACGTCGATCCCCCCCACGCTCACGGCACCGACCGTGTCGCCGTGGTAGGCCAACGAGTACGCGAGCACCTTGGTCTTTTGCGGACGCGGGGGCGACGCCTGTTGCCAGTACTGGAGCGCCATCTTGAGCGCGACTTCGACGGCGGTGGAGCCGTCGTCGGAGTAGAACACCTTGGTCAACCCGGGCGGTGCCAGCTGCACCAGGCGCTGGGCCAGGAGGATCGCGGGCGGGGAGGAGCAACCCAGCAGTGTGGAGTGGGCGACGCGCCCGAGCTGTTCGGTGATCGCGCGGTCGATCTCCGGGCGCCGATGGCCGTGAACGTTGACCCAGAGAGACGACACGCCGTCCAGATACCAGCGGCCCTCGTGATCGCGCAGGCGCACGCCCTGTCCCTCGGTGATGATCAGGGGAGGCTCGGTCACCCATTCGCTCATTTGGGTGAACGGGTGCCAGAGGTGGGCGTGGTCTAGGTTGACGAGGGTGGCGGGGTCTTGGAGCCTGTCCATGAAAGGCCATCTGCGGCGTTGCCGCTTGCGCTCCGGTGCTCACGTACGTACCCAGTACGCTCCGCTCCGGTGCTCAGCGGCGCCTGGCATCTGGCCTTCCCTGAACAGGCTCCGCTTTCGCGGTGAGTCGGACGGGTTCCTATCCGATCGGCCAAGGCGGTCAAGGGACCACCCCGGCGGCGACATGCGCGCTGCTACTTGTCATTGAGCACGACGAACAGGCCTCGTTGCTCGCGGATGATGCGAAGCAGCACGCCGTCCTCGGGTTTGAGGCCTTCGCTGGTCTTGCGAAAGTCGCCGGAATCCGTGATCGCGTGTCGGTTGATCTCTTTGATCACGTCGCCTTCTTTGAGACCGCCGCTATCCGCCAGGCTGTCGGCTTCCACCTTGGTGATAATGACCCCCTGGGTATCCTTCAGCTTAAGCCGATCCGCGGCTTCCTTGGAAATATCCTCGATGGTGAGGCCCAGAATCGACTCGGGCGTTTTAACCGGCACCACCTCGGGCGCGTCCGACTCCTCCTTGCGTTCGCTCAAGACCACGGACAGCTCACGCGGCTCCCCGTTCCGGAGGATTTTCAGGCTGGCCGCCTTCCCCGGGGTGAGGGCCGCGACCGCTTTGGCGAGACTGGTGGGAGTGTCGACCACCGCGTTGTCCACCTGCAGGATGATATCCCCTGGTTGGATTCCCGCCTTCTGGGCGGGTTCGCCGTCGAACACTTCGTTGACCAACACGCCTTCTTCCTTTTCGAGGTTGAATTGCGCCGCGAGCTCTTCGGTCACGGTTTGGATGCCCACCCCCAGCCAGCCGCGACTGACGCGGCCTTTGGCCACCAGTTGCGGGTAGATGTCCTGCACCATCTTGGAGGGAATGGCGAAACCAATGCCTTGGGCGAAGTTGATGATCGCGGTGTTGATGCCGATGACCTCTCCTTTGATATTGAAGAGCGGCCCGCCGCTGTTGCCGGGGTTGATGG contains:
- the bioA gene encoding adenosylmethionine--8-amino-7-oxononanoate transaminase — encoded protein: MDRLQDPATLVNLDHAHLWHPFTQMSEWVTEPPLIITEGQGVRLRDHEGRWYLDGVSSLWVNVHGHRRPEIDRAITEQLGRVAHSTLLGCSSPPAILLAQRLVQLAPPGLTKVFYSDDGSTAVEVALKMALQYWQQASPPRPQKTKVLAYSLAYHGDTVGAVSVGGIDVFHSRFAPYLFPTYRGRPPYCYRCHLDLTYPACEIACLGDVERTLAEHHQEIAALIVEPLVYAAAGMITAPPGYLKRLRDLCTRYDVLLIADEVATGFGRTGAMFACIKEGVTPDLMAVAKGLTGGYLPLAATLATQQIYDAFLGEYPEFRTFFHGHSYTGNALACAAGLATLDIFVHDRVLAGLDTKIAHLRDALATLEKHPHVGEIRQCGLMAGIELVRDRATKARFPVPDRVGWTVSRAARELGLLTRPLGDVLVLVPPLASTTDDLSEMVSSLRGAISRVLGDD
- a CDS encoding Do family serine endopeptidase; the protein is MTVRSAHRPFPGFVSALVALFLAATLVGAVPPAAAVKETSGLKAVTELQDVFVDLAEHVKPSVVNISTGATPPPRSERFRQRPDSPSSGSGVIIDKDGYIVTNNHVVGDADEVQVRLLDKRKFTGKVVGRDPDTDLAVVKIESKTPLPTVPLGDSSQVKVGQWVIAVGNPFGLEHTLTVGVVSALKRENVNLSRYEDFIQTDASINPGNSGGPLFNIKGEVIGINTAIINFAQGIGFAIPSKMVQDIYPQLVAKGRVSRGWLGVGIQTVTEELAAQFNLEKEEGVLVNEVFDGEPAQKAGIQPGDIILQVDNAVVDTPTSLAKAVAALTPGKAASLKILRNGEPRELSVVLSERKEESDAPEVVPVKTPESILGLTIEDISKEAADRLKLKDTQGVIITKVEADSLADSGGLKEGDVIKEINRHAITDSGDFRKTSEGLKPEDGVLLRIIREQRGLFVVLNDK